Sequence from the bacterium genome:
AAGCGCAACATTTTCTGAAACAACCGGGTGACCGAGAAAAACCTGCGCGAGTCTGTCGAAACCTTCGGTGTGATCCGTGGTTAAAAAGCGTTGACTCCTTCCGCGACTCAGATGCTGTTCGATTTCGGAGTGTCTTTCCAGATAATCCAGAAGACTAGGAGCGACAAAATCGCCTTGAACAAGAATTCGCACCTCGGGTGGAACCGTTGCTCGAATTGCGGGAAGAAGCATTGGATAATGCGTACAAGCCAGAAGCAGCACATCGATCTGATCGGAAAAACGATTCGTCTGTTCCCAGTATTTACGAATGAAATATTCTGTGCCCTCTCCCTCCAGCTCACCGGCTTCCACCAGAGGAACCAGCATCGGGCAGGCGGTTTGAATCAAATCCACACCGGGCGCATACTTCGCAATCTCAATCGAAAAACTTTCTGATTTTACCGTGCCTTCCGTTGCCCATAGCGCAACAGTCTTCGTTCGTGTATCGCGTCCGAGCTCTTCAACCGAGGGACGAATGATCCCAAGCACTCTCCGATCCGGATATTCAAGCGGCAGCACCTTTTGTTGAATGCTCCTCAGCGCTTTGGCAGAGGCGGTATTGCAGGCGATGATGATGAGTTTGCAATTTTGCGAGAACAGATAAAGCACACCTTCCGTGGTGAATTTAAAGATCGCATCAAAGGAACGGTTCCCATAAGGCGTGCGGGCATTGTCGCCCAGGTAAATGTAGTCGTATTGCGGAAGCCGGTCCCGAATGCTTTTGAAGATGGTGAGACCGCCGTAACCGGAATCGAAGACGCCAACATTCATTTTTTTACCGCAGAGTACGCAGAGAACGCTGAGAGAATTTTATTCCTTTTTTTCTCTGTGATCTCTGCGTTCTCGGCGGTGAAATCAGAACCTTTCTGCAACCCAGAACTCCAGGACTTGATCCAGGCAGATCTTCAACCAGTAACTATAGGTACTCGGATGCAGTTTGACATCATTGACGAGTGCCTCGAGATCCATCCACTTCCAACCATCGACTTCATCGGGATTAGGGGAAGGAGTGCCGTCAAATCTTCCAATAAAAACGTGGTCGATCTCATTTTCAATCAAATTGTTTTTGAACTGAACTTTGTAAGGAAAACTAAAAACCCACTGGAGATCGCACTGAAAACCCATTTCTTGCTGGAGTCTTTGGAGAGCTTCCGTTTCAATCCTCTCCCCCGGTCGAGGATGACTGCAACAGGTGTTGCTCCAGAGTCCATCCGAATGATACTTTTTCCTGGATCGTTTTTGCAGGAGCAACTGTCCTTCAGGATTGAACACAAATATGGAAAAAGCGCGGTGCAGCTTTCCCTCCTGGTGCGCTTCTAGCTTGCCGGCTGCTCCGATTTCGCGATCCGATTCGTCTACGAGGATGACTCTGTCTTCCATAAAGTGTTTTCAACATAGATAGTATAAACGGAGCGCGGGCAAAAAGCGTCTTCGCGTCGCTAGTCTTTGCGTATTCGCGGTCGACCCGGAGAGCGTGAGGCGGATACGCAATGCCTGCCTTCCGTAGATTATTTTGACAAAGGAAGTTGGTGATATAGACTACTGTTACAGTAAGAGGGAGGGAGTACGGTGAAAACCAGACCGTTTGTCGTATCGACCTTTTTAATTCTCCTTTCTTGCGGACTCGCAGTAGCCAGCGTACCCACCGGCTTTACCGAGACGCAACTCGCATCTGGACTTACCGCACCAACCGCAATGGCAATGGCGCCAGACGGCAGAATCTTTATTTGCCAACAGGGAGGAGCATTACGTGTCTTCAAGAATGGAAGCCTCCTGGCCACTCCATTCTTGAATGTCACTGTAAATTCCAGCGGAGAAAGAGGTCTTCTTGGAATCGCATTCGATCCGGATTTTGTGACAAATCAATTTATCTACGTTTATTACACCGCTACAACTCCAACCATTCATAACCGCGTCAGTCGATTTACTGCCAATGGAGACGTCGTTGTATCTGGCAGTGAAGCAATTCTTCTGGAACTACCCAATCTCAGCGCCACGAATCATAATGGCGGCGCAATCCACTTCGGCCTGGACGGTAAGCTGTACATCGCAGTCGGGGAAAATGCGGTTGGCTCCAATTCGCAATCCATGAATACCATTCTGGGAAAAATATTGCGCATGAACAAAGATGGGACTATTCCGACTGATAATCCGTTTTACAACACTGCCAGCGGAATCAATCGCCTGATCTGGGCGCTCGGGTTGCGCAACCCATTCACTTTTTCAGTTCAGCCGGGAACAGGAAGAATTTTCATCAACG
This genomic interval carries:
- the murI gene encoding glutamate racemase, whose translation is MNVGVFDSGYGGLTIFKSIRDRLPQYDYIYLGDNARTPYGNRSFDAIFKFTTEGVLYLFSQNCKLIIIACNTASAKALRSIQQKVLPLEYPDRRVLGIIRPSVEELGRDTRTKTVALWATEGTVKSESFSIEIAKYAPGVDLIQTACPMLVPLVEAGELEGEGTEYFIRKYWEQTNRFSDQIDVLLLACTHYPMLLPAIRATVPPEVRILVQGDFVAPSLLDYLERHSEIEQHLSRGRSQRFLTTDHTEGFDRLAQVFLGHPVVSENVALRFFHRSKQR
- the idi gene encoding isopentenyl-diphosphate Delta-isomerase — protein: MEDRVILVDESDREIGAAGKLEAHQEGKLHRAFSIFVFNPEGQLLLQKRSRKKYHSDGLWSNTCCSHPRPGERIETEALQRLQQEMGFQCDLQWVFSFPYKVQFKNNLIENEIDHVFIGRFDGTPSPNPDEVDGWKWMDLEALVNDVKLHPSTYSYWLKICLDQVLEFWVAERF